The following are from one region of the Cynocephalus volans isolate mCynVol1 chromosome 17, mCynVol1.pri, whole genome shotgun sequence genome:
- the UBAC1 gene encoding ubiquitin-associated domain-containing protein 1, translating to MFVQEEKIFAGKVLRLHICAADGAEWLEEVTEDTSVEQLKERCLKHCAHGSLEDPKSVTHHKLIHAASERVLSDAKMVSEENIQDKDVLLLIKKRAPSPLPKMTDVSAEEKKKQEQKAPDRDAIFRATANLPSYNMDRAVVQTNLRDFQTELRKILVSLIEVAQKLLALNPDAVELFKKANAMLDEDEDERVDEAALRQLTEMGFPETRATKALRLNHMSVPQAMEWLIEHAEDPAIDTPLPGQSPPGAAGAEAAAPEAAAGTSTEDEEARDELTEIFKRIRRKREFRADARAVVSLMEMGFDEKEVVDALRVNNNQQSAACEWLLGDRRPSPEELDQGIDPDSPLFQAILDNPVVQLGLTNPKTLLAFEDMLENPLNSTQWMNDPETGPVMLQISRIFQTLNRT from the exons ATGTTCGTGCAGGAGGAGAAGATCTTCGCCGGCAAGGTGCTGCGGCTGCACATCTGCGCCGCCGACGGCGCCGAGTGGCTGGAGGAGGTGACCGAGGACACCTCGGTGGAGCAGCTCAAGGAGCGCTGCCTCAAGCAC tgtgCTCATGGAAGCTTAGAAGACCCCAAAAGTGTGACTCATCACAAATTAATACATGCTGCTTCGGAGAGGGTGCTGAGTGATGCCAAAATGGTCTCAGAGGAGAACATCCAGGACAAAG ATGTCCTGTTATTGATAAAAAAGCGTGCTCCATCTCCGCTCCCTAAGATGACTGATGTCTCAGCAGAAGAAAAG AAAAAACAAGAGCAGAAAGCTCCAGACAGAGATGCTATATTCCGAGCAACAGCAAATCTGCCGTCCTACAACATGGACCGGGCTGTGGTCCAGACCAACCTGAGAGAC TTCCAGACAGAACTCCGGAAGATCTTGGTCTCTCTCATCGAGGTGGCACAGAAGTTGTTAGCACTGAACCCCGACGCGGTTGAACTGTTTAAGAAGGCAAATG CTATGTTggatgaggatgaggatgagCGTGTGGACGAAGCGGCTCTACGGCAGCTCACGGAGATGGGCTTTCCCGAGACcagagccaccaaggcccttcgGCTGAACCA CATGTCAGTACCTCAGGCCATGGAGTGGCTGATCGAGCACGCAGAAGACCCAGCCATAGACACTCCTCTGCCAGGCCAGTCCCCGCCAGGGGCGGCGGGGGCCGAGGCGGCTGCCCCCGAGGCTGCTGCTGGAACTAGCACAGAGGACGAGGAGGCCAGAGATGAGCTCACGGAAATCTTCAAGAGGATTCGGAGGAAAAGGGAATTTCGGGCTGACGCTCGG GCCGTCGTTTCCCTGATGGAGATGGGCTTCGACGAGAAGGAGGTGGTGGACGCCCTCCGGGTGAACAACAACCAGCAGAGCGCTGCC TGCGAGTGGTTGCTGGGAGACCGGAGGCCCTCCCCTGAGGAGCTGGACCAGGGCATCGACCCCGACAGCCCTCTCTTTCAGGCCATCCTGGATAACCCGGTGGTGCAGCTGGGCCTGACCAACCCGAAAACATTGCTAG